TAAAGATTAGGTCCGCTATCTCATCCCTTTTTGAGTTTTGGCTTAGAGGCTTTGCTTGTCTTTCGGACCTCGCATAGAAGGCGTTGAGCTGTTCCACCCTTCTTGCAAAGAGAAACCTTCTGCTCCAATAGGGCTCATCTATCCTGTTTATTGTTATACCAGCCTTCTCACTGGCATGCACAAACTTTCCGTTGCCTATGTATATGCCTACATGAGATGGTCCTGGTCTGTAGGTGGTAAAAAAGAGAAGGTCTCCGGGCTTCAGATTTCTGGGGTCTACCTCAATGCCTATACGTGATTGTTCCGCAGTGGTTCTTGGAAGTCTTATACCGTTAACCTTAAAAACCCTTTGCACAAAGGCAGAGCAATCCATCCTGTATAGGTCGTTAGCACCGAATTGATAGGGTCTTTCCATGTAGGTGAGGGCGGTAAGCACTATATTTTCTGGACTTGCAAACACAAAACTAAAACTCAGTATTAACCCTGCCACAACTCCCCTCATGCCTTCTGAGTATACAAGCTATTCTCTCCCTTGTCAAGTGCTTTAAAAACTCAAGCCAACCCTTCCAATATATGTCCTTATAAGTTTTATCCCCCGTGAGCACACGATAAAAATTTCTCAATGCGTAATCTTTTCCCATTTTGAAGGCAACGCTTTGAAACCTATAAGCAAGTCTTGCTATCTTTCCTGCGTATATGAGCTCTTCTACCAATGGTTTCAGCATTAGTTCGTAGGCTTTTGTTGGTTCAGAGGGGTTTTGTATTATGGCTTTTGCGAGGATTTTGCCTGCCCAAAGGGCGTAGTATATGCCTTCACCAAGCAGAGGGTCTGTCATATTGGCAGAATCTCCTGCGAGCAAAACTCTCTCTTTGCCTATTTGAATGTCCTTTTTCCCTTCTGGAAAGGGTATATGCCAACCCTTTGGATGTTTAAAGTTTATGTTTTTACTGAGAGCGTAGTTCCTTAGTATCTCAAGCAGGTTTTCCCTTCCAGTGGTTGCAATGCCAAGGCTTATGCCATCACCATGAGGAAACACCCAAAGATAACCCCTACTTACCCATCCTATCTCAATTAAAACCTTATCCCTTAGATAACCCTCTGTAAACAGCTCAAGACTTCTGAAAAACTTTCTTTTCTTGTATCCAAGAAGTTTTGCGGTTTTAGAATGAAAGCCGTCCGCACCAATTAGATAGTCTGTGTAGAAGTTTCCCCTGCTTGTATAGACCTTGTATTGGTTTCCCTCCTTCTCAAAGCCCATAAACTCCCCGATAAGGAGTTCCGCACCAACTTCAAGAGCTTTTTGCACCAAAAAGTGGTCAAACTCAGACCTATCAACTATGTAAGCAACCTCTCTGTTTGCCTCCACCTCATACTCCTGCAGACCCCTATAGCCAAGTTTTCCAGAGCTTATCGTGTTTAGTATCAACCCTTTGTAGCCCTCTGGCAGAAGCCTTAGGGTTCTCGCAGACAGACAACCTGCACAGAGTTTAAACCTTGGAAGTTTTTCCTTTTCAACCATTAGAACCCTAAGACCAGATTTTGAAAGATGGTAGGCAGTGGAAGCCCCAGCAGGACCACCACCCACAACTACAGCGTCGTAAAGCACATATAAAGTTTAACCTAAAACCTTATGAGACTTGCACCCCATGTAAGCCCGCCACCCATAGCGGTCAAAAGCACTAAATCCCCTCTTTTTAGCTTACCTTCTTTGTATGCCTCACAGAGAGCTATAGGAATGGATGCAGCGCTTGTGTTTCCATACTTATGAATGTTTGAATAGACCTTTTCCATTGGCACATTGAGTTTTTCCGCAAGAGCCTGCATTATCCTTATGTTTGCCTGATGAGGAACTATAAGGTCTATATCCTGTGTGGAAACTCCAGCCCTTTGCAAAACTTCCTCGCACACATCCGCCATAGAACGGACCGCA
This window of the Aquificaceae bacterium genome carries:
- a CDS encoding C40 family peptidase produces the protein MRGVVAGLILSFSFVFASPENIVLTALTYMERPYQFGANDLYRMDCSAFVQRVFKVNGIRLPRTTAEQSRIGIEVDPRNLKPGDLLFFTTYRPGPSHVGIYIGNGKFVHASEKAGITINRIDEPYWSRRFLFARRVEQLNAFYARSERQAKPLSQNSKRDEIADLIFILVNR
- a CDS encoding geranylgeranyl reductase family protein, whose translation is MLYDAVVVGGGPAGASTAYHLSKSGLRVLMVEKEKLPRFKLCAGCLSARTLRLLPEGYKGLILNTISSGKLGYRGLQEYEVEANREVAYIVDRSEFDHFLVQKALEVGAELLIGEFMGFEKEGNQYKVYTSRGNFYTDYLIGADGFHSKTAKLLGYKKRKFFRSLELFTEGYLRDKVLIEIGWVSRGYLWVFPHGDGISLGIATTGRENLLEILRNYALSKNINFKHPKGWHIPFPEGKKDIQIGKERVLLAGDSANMTDPLLGEGIYYALWAGKILAKAIIQNPSEPTKAYELMLKPLVEELIYAGKIARLAYRFQSVAFKMGKDYALRNFYRVLTGDKTYKDIYWKGWLEFLKHLTRERIACILRRHEGSCGRVNTEF